The following proteins are co-located in the Pomacea canaliculata isolate SZHN2017 linkage group LG10, ASM307304v1, whole genome shotgun sequence genome:
- the LOC112573959 gene encoding growth arrest and DNA damage-inducible protein GADD45 alpha-like isoform X1, producing MGASRVCQQSPVLVISANISQHSGKQFLSRQVQNLSKALAELVRQAIEDGRLTCGLDSCVKVLGSIPEEVMLCLMPVTDPPEPAVIIQNTLIRAFCVENNIRMLNVDSVVKLTLLIHDTISGVCKFQPDNMQPSGVESAFGYSCVLIEYPKHGTSEADETIAFYCKSQQHETSLPYLMLPD from the exons ATGGGCGCTTCACGTGTTTGTCAACAAAGCCCCGTTCTTGTCATATCCGCCAACATCTCCCAGCATTCCggaaaacaatttctttcaag GCAGGTGCAGAATCTGAGCAAGGCTCTAGCAGAACTGGTGAGACAGGCCATAGAGGATGGCCGCTTGACCTGTGGTCTGGACAGCTGTGTCAAAGTGCTGGGCAG CATTCCTGAAGAGGTAATGCTGTGTCTTATGCCAGTAACGGACCCTCCAGAGCCAGCTGTGATTATTCAAAATACTCTCATTCGGGCCTTTTGTGTTGAAAACAATATCCGCATGCTAAATGTGGACTCTGTTGTGAAGCTGACCTTGCTAATACACGACACTATTTCTGGAGTCTGCAAGTTTCAGCCTGACAACATGCAGCCATCAGGAGTTGAAAGTGCCTTTGGGTACAGCTGTGTACTCATAGAG TACCCCAAGCATGGAACAAGTGAGGCGGATGAGACAATAGCCTTTTACTGCAAGAGTCAGCAGCATGAAACATCTCTTCCATATCTCATGTTACCTGACTGA
- the LOC112573959 gene encoding growth arrest and DNA damage-inducible protein GADD45 alpha-like isoform X2 translates to MTLPELEQPEEKEQQVQNLSKALAELVRQAIEDGRLTCGLDSCVKVLGSIPEEVMLCLMPVTDPPEPAVIIQNTLIRAFCVENNIRMLNVDSVVKLTLLIHDTISGVCKFQPDNMQPSGVESAFGYSCVLIEYPKHGTSEADETIAFYCKSQQHETSLPYLMLPD, encoded by the exons ATGACCCTCCCTGAGCTCGAGCAGCCTGAGGAAAAAGAGCA GCAGGTGCAGAATCTGAGCAAGGCTCTAGCAGAACTGGTGAGACAGGCCATAGAGGATGGCCGCTTGACCTGTGGTCTGGACAGCTGTGTCAAAGTGCTGGGCAG CATTCCTGAAGAGGTAATGCTGTGTCTTATGCCAGTAACGGACCCTCCAGAGCCAGCTGTGATTATTCAAAATACTCTCATTCGGGCCTTTTGTGTTGAAAACAATATCCGCATGCTAAATGTGGACTCTGTTGTGAAGCTGACCTTGCTAATACACGACACTATTTCTGGAGTCTGCAAGTTTCAGCCTGACAACATGCAGCCATCAGGAGTTGAAAGTGCCTTTGGGTACAGCTGTGTACTCATAGAG TACCCCAAGCATGGAACAAGTGAGGCGGATGAGACAATAGCCTTTTACTGCAAGAGTCAGCAGCATGAAACATCTCTTCCATATCTCATGTTACCTGACTGA
- the LOC112573958 gene encoding E3 ubiquitin-protein ligase TRIM56-like isoform X1 yields the protein MTLQLIMRRFHERTFFPAEVTYHLLDDRNIELWSIFRAPCHQCHCRGVKPNQAFPDRGPDCESEKMASECSICLHTFNRPKLLPCFHTFCEGCLASIVSQASQAQSPATDTCFPCPLCRTLTDVPQAGVCAFLDNIYIKADGDIQTQFAACDTCRGGTKARDPLEAAAATSKCVECNKFLCHNCLEVHNQLLRTHTLVSVTAGRFTVTHKAFCHRHPDEELRFFCLKCQTPVCRDCRMTSHAEGHTSVDLKDVSQKAQEAVSKVIRVISDELIPAHESMMVVLAADLKCKQISANNIKELISRRIEELHKGLEEVKEQALKTVEDAVAGLEEATRIHHDRLARLKSQRDYIKQVLSGGCEAHILLAAESVKTTFSQKVLPQPPLDCCQTVVYDRSDDVHIKEIPKTRYLSLNHWKSFAAGFAGKARVMHEHQSVALSSYSASVSASLHQVAEALRGCDKTIQAASKGLESRFCLATEPSL from the exons ATGACCTTACAGTTGATAATGAGAAGGTTCCACGAAAGGACTTTTTTTCCTGCGGAAGTCACCTATCATCTCCTGGATGATAGAAATATTGAGTTGTGGAGCATTTTTAGAGCACCGTGCCACCAG TGTCATTGCAGAGGCGTGAAGCCGAATCAAGCATTTCCTGACAGAGGACCTGACTGTGAAAGTGAAAAGATGGCCTCTGAATGTTCTATATGTCTACACACGTTTAATCGCCCTAAGCTGCTCCCTTGTTTTCACACGTTTTGTGAAGGTTGTCTGGCCTCCATCGTGAGCCAGGCCTCTCAAGCCCAGTCACCTGCTACCGACACTTGCTTCCCCTGCCCCTTGTGTCGAACGCTTACAGACGTGCCTCAGGCCGGGGTTTGCGCGTTCCTG gacaatatttacataaaagctGACGGGGACATCCAGACACAGTTCGCAGCCTGTGACACTTGCAGGGGGGGAACTAAAGCTAGAGATCCTCtggaagcagcagcagctaccTCCAAATGTGTGGAGTGCAACAAGTTTCTCTGCCATAACTGCCTGGAGGTTCACAACCAACTGTTGCGTACTCACACACTGGTCAGTGTGACTGCCGGTAGGTTTACGGTCACCCACAAAGCCTTCTGCCATCGCCACCCGGATGAGGAGCTGAGGTTTTTCTGCCTCAAGTGCCAGACACCCGTGTGTCGGGATTGTCGCATGACATCGCACGCGGAAGGTCACACATCAGTGGACCTCAAGGATGTGAGTCAGAAAGCTCAGGAGGCTGTGTCCAAGGTAATCCGTGTCATTTCCGATGAGCTGATTCCAGCTCACGAGAGCATGATGGTAGTTCTGGCTGCTGACCTTAAGTGTAAACAAATTTCCGCAAATAACATCAAGGAACTAATTAGTCGAAGGATTGAAGAGTTGCACAAGGGTCTAGAAGAGGTTAAGGAACAAGCATTAAAAACCGTGGAAGACGCGGTAGCTGGTCTGGAGGAAGCGACCAGGATTCATCATGACCGACTAGCTCGCCTTAAAAGCCAGAGGGACTACATCAAGCAGGTGTTGAGTGGAGGATGTGAGGCGCACATACTCCTGGCAGCAGAAAGCgtgaaaacaacattttcacaGAAAGTGTTACCCCAGCCACCACTCGACTGTTGTCAAACGGTTGTATATGATCGTAGCGATGATGTGCACATTAAAGAAATCCCTAAGACGAGATATCTCAGCTTAAATCACTGGAAAAGTTTTGCTGCTGGATTTGCTGGTAAAGCACGTGTGATGCACGAGCACCAGTCTGTGGCTCTGTCCTCGTACTCTGCCAGCGTCAGCGCATCTCTACATCAGGTTGCAGAAGCCTTGAGAGGATGTGACAAGACTATACAGGCTGCAAGTAAAGGCTTGGAATCTCGCTTCTGCTTAGCGACAGAACCGTCTCTGTGA
- the LOC112573958 gene encoding E3 ubiquitin-protein ligase TRIM56-like isoform X2, translating to MASECSICLHTFNRPKLLPCFHTFCEGCLASIVSQASQAQSPATDTCFPCPLCRTLTDVPQAGVCAFLDNIYIKADGDIQTQFAACDTCRGGTKARDPLEAAAATSKCVECNKFLCHNCLEVHNQLLRTHTLVSVTAGRFTVTHKAFCHRHPDEELRFFCLKCQTPVCRDCRMTSHAEGHTSVDLKDVSQKAQEAVSKVIRVISDELIPAHESMMVVLAADLKCKQISANNIKELISRRIEELHKGLEEVKEQALKTVEDAVAGLEEATRIHHDRLARLKSQRDYIKQVLSGGCEAHILLAAESVKTTFSQKVLPQPPLDCCQTVVYDRSDDVHIKEIPKTRYLSLNHWKSFAAGFAGKARVMHEHQSVALSSYSASVSASLHQVAEALRGCDKTIQAASKGLESRFCLATEPSL from the exons ATGGCCTCTGAATGTTCTATATGTCTACACACGTTTAATCGCCCTAAGCTGCTCCCTTGTTTTCACACGTTTTGTGAAGGTTGTCTGGCCTCCATCGTGAGCCAGGCCTCTCAAGCCCAGTCACCTGCTACCGACACTTGCTTCCCCTGCCCCTTGTGTCGAACGCTTACAGACGTGCCTCAGGCCGGGGTTTGCGCGTTCCTG gacaatatttacataaaagctGACGGGGACATCCAGACACAGTTCGCAGCCTGTGACACTTGCAGGGGGGGAACTAAAGCTAGAGATCCTCtggaagcagcagcagctaccTCCAAATGTGTGGAGTGCAACAAGTTTCTCTGCCATAACTGCCTGGAGGTTCACAACCAACTGTTGCGTACTCACACACTGGTCAGTGTGACTGCCGGTAGGTTTACGGTCACCCACAAAGCCTTCTGCCATCGCCACCCGGATGAGGAGCTGAGGTTTTTCTGCCTCAAGTGCCAGACACCCGTGTGTCGGGATTGTCGCATGACATCGCACGCGGAAGGTCACACATCAGTGGACCTCAAGGATGTGAGTCAGAAAGCTCAGGAGGCTGTGTCCAAGGTAATCCGTGTCATTTCCGATGAGCTGATTCCAGCTCACGAGAGCATGATGGTAGTTCTGGCTGCTGACCTTAAGTGTAAACAAATTTCCGCAAATAACATCAAGGAACTAATTAGTCGAAGGATTGAAGAGTTGCACAAGGGTCTAGAAGAGGTTAAGGAACAAGCATTAAAAACCGTGGAAGACGCGGTAGCTGGTCTGGAGGAAGCGACCAGGATTCATCATGACCGACTAGCTCGCCTTAAAAGCCAGAGGGACTACATCAAGCAGGTGTTGAGTGGAGGATGTGAGGCGCACATACTCCTGGCAGCAGAAAGCgtgaaaacaacattttcacaGAAAGTGTTACCCCAGCCACCACTCGACTGTTGTCAAACGGTTGTATATGATCGTAGCGATGATGTGCACATTAAAGAAATCCCTAAGACGAGATATCTCAGCTTAAATCACTGGAAAAGTTTTGCTGCTGGATTTGCTGGTAAAGCACGTGTGATGCACGAGCACCAGTCTGTGGCTCTGTCCTCGTACTCTGCCAGCGTCAGCGCATCTCTACATCAGGTTGCAGAAGCCTTGAGAGGATGTGACAAGACTATACAGGCTGCAAGTAAAGGCTTGGAATCTCGCTTCTGCTTAGCGACAGAACCGTCTCTGTGA